The segment TTTCCCCGCGTACTGGGTCAGGTTTTCCAATAACACCCGCCTCTACAATATCTGGATGCTCAAGTAATTTGCTTTCCACTTCAAATGGGCCAATACGTTCCCCCGCAGTCATAATGACATCATCCACTCGACCTTGGAACCAAAAATACCCTTCCTCATCCATATAAGCCGAGTCGCCAGAAACATACCATTCACCTTTTAAGAAATAAGATTCATAACGTTCTGGATTGCCCCAAATTTGACGCATCATTGCCGGCCATCCTCTACGAATTGCTAAATTTCCCATTGTATATGGTGGTACTTCATTTCCTTGGTCATCCACAATCGTCGCAAAAATGCCTGGTACTGGTTTCCCCATTGAACCCGGTTTAATATCCATCGATGGGTAATTACAAATCATATGCCCGCCTGTTTCTGTCATCCACCACGTATCATGTATACGGTGATTTAACGTCTCAATCCCCCATCGTACAACCTCTGGATTTAACGGCTCCCCAACCGATAACACATGACGTAACGTAGAAAGGTCAAATTGTTCAAGTACGTTTGGACCTGCCCCCATGAGCATTCGGAATGCAGTCGGTGCGCTGTACCATACTGTAATCCCGTATTCTTCAATCGCACGATACCATGCTTGCGGACTGAAACGACCGCCGATAATCACATTCGTAACACCATTTAACCATGGACCAAAAATACCATATGCCGTCCCCGTAACCCAACCTGGATCCGCTGTACACCAGTAAATATCATTTTCTTTTAAATCGAGTACCCACTGTGCCGTTTGATATTGCTGTACCATCGCATAATGAACATGTAAAACGCCTTTTGGTGCTCCAGTAGAACCGGATGTATAATGTAAAATAGAGCCATCTTCCTTATCCATCCACTCAATTTCAAAGTTTGAAGAAGCTTCTTTAAATTTACGATTAAAGTCAATAATGATATCGGTTTCTTCGACATTTTCCCCAACAACGAAAACCGTTTTTAAGTTTGGTAATTTATCGATTGGAATCCGATTTAATAAAGATAGTGTCGTCACAATCGAAACTGCTTCACTATCAGCTAAACGGTCATATACTGCCCCTTCCATAAACGCCTCGAATAACGGACCAACAATCGCGCCAATTTTTAAAGCGCCAAGCAAACTAAAATATAGTTCCGGTGTGCGTGGCATAAAAATAAATACGCGGTCCCCCTTTTGGATATTCGCTTTTTCTTTGAAAATATTTGCCGCTTTGTTCGAGTTACGCTTCATATCATAGAATGAATACGTCTCTTTACGTACACGATCATTATAAAAAAGAGCGACTTTATTTTTGCGGTGCGTATTTACATGTCGGTCAATTGCTTCATACGCAATATTTACCTTTCCTGTTTCGTACCAAGAAAATGCCTTCTCCGTACTAGCCCAATCGTGATTCGCCGCCGTTTCCTCATAGTTTAATAAACTATGTTCCCCTGGAAGTGCAGCTAGTTTCTCCAATGTTTTCATCCCCATGAAAAATCCCCTTTCATTTTGAAACATAATATTATTTTACATGAAAGTAATTTAAAATGGCTAAATATTTTAAATTTTGTGACAATTTAGTAACTTTTAACAAATTTAACCGTATTTTCGCGTAAAATCCTGTATAATGAAATTATAACGAGCAGGTGGTGTGAAAATGAAGCATGTAAAAAAATTTTACAGCATTGAAATGGATACAGAAAATGGTCAAGTTTTAGTTGAAGGTCCTGTTCCCTCTGAGCAATTAGCTACTTATGAATTACACGAAGACCTCAAAGCATTTAGACCTTCCAAACAGCAGCATGAAGCACTCATCGGAATTGCCGAACTTGAAGAAGGGCGAATTATTGTCATTCGGCAAAATCATCTCGTCGTCGGCTATGTAACCTATCTTTATCCCGACCCACTCGAACGTTGGGCAGAAGACCGGATTCCAAATATGATTGAGCTTGGGGCAATTGAAGTGATCCCTTCCTTCCGTGGGACAGGGTCTGGTAAGAAATTGCTTGAAGTGTCCTTTATGGATGATGCTATGGAAGATTATTTAGTCATTACAACTGAGTATTACTGGCATTGGGATATGAAAGGCACTGGTTTATCCGTTTGGGATTACCGCAAAATGATGGAGCGGATGATGAGCTCTGCTAATTTTGAATATTATGCAACGGATGATCCTGAAATTACTTCCCATCCAGCGAACTGCTTAATGGCACGAACAGGTTCACGCGTTCAAACCGATACGCTTGAACGTTTTGACAGACTGCGTTTTAAAAGTCGTTTCATGTATTGATTCTTATCACAAAGGGGATTGAATAATGATTGTCGAAGAAATTATGAATACGGAAATACATACACTGTCGCCGAACAATACAATTCGAGAAGCCTATCAATTAATGCGTGAGCACAAAATCCGCCATTTACCAATTATTGATGAGCAAAAATGTGTAATCGGTATTATTACAGAACGCGATATTAAAAATGTTTACCCAGCTCGAGAGGTACCAGATTCTTCATTATTTGATGCGCCAATCGATAGCATTATGACGAAAAATCCAATTGTTGGCCATCCTTTAGATTTTGTCGAGGAAATCGCCCTTACTTTTTATGAATCTAAAATTAGTTGCATGCCGATTGTGACAGCTGGCGAACTTGTAGGGATTGTCACAACAACAGACTTACTGTATACCTATATCGAATTAACTGGTGCCAATAAACCTGGCTCTAAAATTGATATTCGTGTTACAGATAAACCTGGCATGTTATTTGAGATTTCAAAAATATTTAATGATCATAAAGCAAACGTTTTAAGTGTTTTGGTCCACCCAGATGGTGAAAGTACGAATACGCGTATTTTAAGTGTCCGATTACAAGTTATTAACCCACTTTCAATTATTGAAGATTTACGTCAGCAAGGATACAATGTGCTGTGGCCAAATCTTCCTGGCGTCACGCTATGAAAAAAGCGGTTTTTGTATATTCACCAGACCAATTAAATTACAAATTTTCGGACACACACCCATTCAACCATAAACGATTACACTTAACGATTGATTTATTAAAAAATATTCATGCACTAAGCGATGATGATATTATTCCAGCACGCATGGCAACAGATGAAGAAATCGCACTAGCACATGATCCGCAATATATTGAAATCGTCAAAAAAGCGGGTCACGGAGAGTTAACTGCTAAACAAGGGGAACCTTTTGGTATCGGGACAGAAGATACACCGATATTTCCAAATATGCATGAGGCAAGCGCATTACTTGTGGGGGGTACACTCCAGGCAGTAGATTATGTTTTGCAAGGAAAAGCACAGCACGCGCTTAATCTTGGCGGAGGTTTACACCATGGTTTCCGTGGCCGCGCTTCTGGATTTTGCATTTACAATGATAGCAGCGTTGCAATCAAATATATTCAAGAAAAATACGGTCTACGTGTCCTGTATGTAGATACTGATGCACATCATGGTGATGGGGTACAATGGTCATTTTATGATGATCCGAACGTTTGCACATTGTCTATCCATGAAACAGGTCGTTATTTATTCCCAGGTACAGGAAATATTACCGAGCGCGGCAACGGTGAAGGTTATGGTACTTCTTTTAACTTCCCTGTTGATGCATTTACCGAGGATGAGAGTTTTCTAGATATATATGAGCAATCGATGCGTGAAGTATTCGAGTTTTTCAAA is part of the Solibacillus sp. FSL K6-1523 genome and harbors:
- the acsA gene encoding acetate--CoA ligase; the encoded protein is MGMKTLEKLAALPGEHSLLNYEETAANHDWASTEKAFSWYETGKVNIAYEAIDRHVNTHRKNKVALFYNDRVRKETYSFYDMKRNSNKAANIFKEKANIQKGDRVFIFMPRTPELYFSLLGALKIGAIVGPLFEAFMEGAVYDRLADSEAVSIVTTLSLLNRIPIDKLPNLKTVFVVGENVEETDIIIDFNRKFKEASSNFEIEWMDKEDGSILHYTSGSTGAPKGVLHVHYAMVQQYQTAQWVLDLKENDIYWCTADPGWVTGTAYGIFGPWLNGVTNVIIGGRFSPQAWYRAIEEYGITVWYSAPTAFRMLMGAGPNVLEQFDLSTLRHVLSVGEPLNPEVVRWGIETLNHRIHDTWWMTETGGHMICNYPSMDIKPGSMGKPVPGIFATIVDDQGNEVPPYTMGNLAIRRGWPAMMRQIWGNPERYESYFLKGEWYVSGDSAYMDEEGYFWFQGRVDDVIMTAGERIGPFEVESKLLEHPDIVEAGVIGKPDPVRGEIIKAFVSLREGVGPSEALEADIREFVKRGLSAHAAPREIEFKDKLPKTRSGKIMRRVLKAWELDLPTGDLSTMED
- a CDS encoding GNAT family N-acetyltransferase, with the translated sequence MKHVKKFYSIEMDTENGQVLVEGPVPSEQLATYELHEDLKAFRPSKQQHEALIGIAELEEGRIIVIRQNHLVVGYVTYLYPDPLERWAEDRIPNMIELGAIEVIPSFRGTGSGKKLLEVSFMDDAMEDYLVITTEYYWHWDMKGTGLSVWDYRKMMERMMSSANFEYYATDDPEITSHPANCLMARTGSRVQTDTLERFDRLRFKSRFMY
- a CDS encoding acetoin utilization AcuB family protein, with protein sequence MIVEEIMNTEIHTLSPNNTIREAYQLMREHKIRHLPIIDEQKCVIGIITERDIKNVYPAREVPDSSLFDAPIDSIMTKNPIVGHPLDFVEEIALTFYESKISCMPIVTAGELVGIVTTTDLLYTYIELTGANKPGSKIDIRVTDKPGMLFEISKIFNDHKANVLSVLVHPDGESTNTRILSVRLQVINPLSIIEDLRQQGYNVLWPNLPGVTL
- a CDS encoding acetoin utilization protein AcuC, which codes for MKKAVFVYSPDQLNYKFSDTHPFNHKRLHLTIDLLKNIHALSDDDIIPARMATDEEIALAHDPQYIEIVKKAGHGELTAKQGEPFGIGTEDTPIFPNMHEASALLVGGTLQAVDYVLQGKAQHALNLGGGLHHGFRGRASGFCIYNDSSVAIKYIQEKYGLRVLYVDTDAHHGDGVQWSFYDDPNVCTLSIHETGRYLFPGTGNITERGNGEGYGTSFNFPVDAFTEDESFLDIYEQSMREVFEFFKPDVVLTQNGADAHYFDPLTHLYGTMNIYREIPKLAHKLAHEYCGGRWIAVGGGGYDIWRVVPRAWSYIWTEMTDQQEPSGSLPQAWLDKWQPESPVPLIPTWDDPFPLYEAIPRKAEIQEKNAQMLAKALHMIRTEKNRS